From Lepisosteus oculatus isolate fLepOcu1 chromosome 8, fLepOcu1.hap2, whole genome shotgun sequence, one genomic window encodes:
- the rbm41 gene encoding RNA-binding protein 41 isoform X1 has protein sequence MRRVSRRSCEDAPAPEEQETEGQRQLRGLLLQQLDTAVDLDRCVAKRKCFAPAALYKPFGEQAAGVRSLSEFQALQDGEQELASLRELGLTDAEIELWLSRDALRNAEKRRGVSAAPGAREERLQQVEEKLAARQALLARPQRLSASRALSRREMEIEKALFRGADRQRFLTALYHREEEPQSDDGQTLCSDSLDSVYRAVLRDAGQQALSAKVRGGPSDQSSPQPRQSQSESAQAGQPPWEDGHFDQSQGDIHSSDQSQSGGGAGSGQSQRENSHFDQSQGDIHSSDQSQSGGAGSGQSQRENSHFDQSQGDIHSSDQSQSGSAGSGQSQRESTTSDQSGPQGSRGLPVSRSLSVSQPIGKLCGVGGGPPVTVTGPVQPILEEEIRANRATVQEIQQIPRFRNYQQGEPSKVLFVRNLSPRASLAQLVSVFSRFQPPRAPALRYRLLTGRLKGQAFITFPDAATAREALELANGFRLLDRPLVIEFGREREEERGAGAPAELGAGSG, from the exons ATGCGCCG CGTGAGCCGGCGCTCCTGCGAGGACGCCCCGGCCCCGGAGGAGCAGGAGACCGAGGGCCAGCGCCAGCTCCGCGGCCTCCTGCTGCAGCAGCTGGACACCGCGGTGGACCTGGACAG GTGCGTGGCAAAGAGGAAGTGTTTTGCTCCGGCGGCCCTGTACAAGCCCTTTGGGGAGCAGGCAGCCGGAGTGAGAAGCCTGTCCGAGTTTCAGGCTTTGCAGGACGGGGAGCAGGAGCTGGCGAGCCTGAGGGAGCTAGGCCTCACCGATGCCGAGATCGAGCTGTGGCTGAGCAGGGATGCACTGAGAAACGCAGAGAAG CGCAGGGGGGTGTCCGCAGCCCCAGGGGCGCGGGAGGAGCGCCTGCAGCAGGTGGAGGAGAAGCTGGCCGCGCGGCAGGCCCTGCTGGCGCGGCCCCAGCGGCTCTCGGCCAGCCGGGCCCTGAGCCGCCGGGAGATGGAGATCGAGAAGGCGCTGTTCCGCGGCGCCGACCGGCAGCGCTTCCTCACGGCGCTCTACCACCGAG AAGAGGAGCCGCAGTCTGACGATGGCCAGACGCTGTGCTCTGACTCGCTGGACTCCGTGTACAGGGCTGTCCTGAGAGATGCCGGGCAGCAGGCCCTCTCTGCAAAGGTCCGGGGGGGGCCTTCGGACCAGAGCTCGCCGCAGCCCAGACAATCCCAGAGTGAGAGCGCGCAAGCCGGCCAGCCACCGTGGGAAGACGGCCATTTCGACCAATCGCAGGGGGATATCCACAGCTCTGACCAATCACAGAGCGGCGGCGGCGCAGGCTCTGGCCAATCCCAGAGGGAGAACAGCCACTTCGACCAATCACAGGGGGATATCCACAGCTCTGACCAATCACAGAGCGGCGGCGCAGGCTCTGGCCAATCCCAGAGGGAGAACAGCCACTTCGACCAATCACAGGGGGATATCCACAGCTCTGACCAATCACAGAGCGGCAGCGCAGGCTCTGGCCAATCCCAGAGGGAGAGCACCACCTCTGACCAGTCAGGACCCCAGGGCAGCAGGGGGTTGCCCGTGTCAAGGAGTCTGAGTGTGAGCCAGCCAATCGGCAAGTTGTGTGGTGTGGGCGGGGGCCCCCCAGTGACCGTGACCGGACCAGTGCAGCCCATTTTGGAGGAGGAGATCCGTGCCAACCGGGCCACTGTGCAGGAGATCCAGCAGATTCCACGTTTTCGCAACTACCAACAGGGGGAGCCCTCCAAG GTGCTGTTTGTGAGGAACCTCAGTCCCCGAGCTTCACTGGCCCAGCTGGTCTCGGTGTTCTCCCGGTTCCAGCCCCCCCGCGCCCCGGCTCTCCGGTACCGTCTGCTGACTGGCCGACTCAAGGGCCAGGCCTTCATCACATTCCCTG ACGCGGCGACGGCCCGGGAGGCGCTGGAGCTGGCGAACGGATTCCGGCTGCTGGACAGGCCCCTGGTGATCGAGTTCGGGAGGGAGCGAGAGGAAGAGAGGGGAGCCGGCGCCCCGGCAGAGCTTGGTGCTGGGAGCGGCTGA
- the rbm41 gene encoding RNA-binding protein 41 isoform X2, which produces MRRVSRRSCEDAPAPEEQETEGQRQLRGLLLQQLDTAVDLDRCVAKRKCFAPAALYKPFGEQAAGVRSLSEFQALQDGEQELASLRELGLTDAEIELWLSRDALRNAEKRRGVSAAPGAREERLQQVEEKLAARQALLARPQRLSASRALSRREMEIEKALFRGADRQRFLTALYHREEEPQSDDGQTLCSDSLDSVYRAVLRDAGQQALSAKVRGGPSDQSSPQPRQSQSESAQAGQPPWEDGHFDQSQGDIHSSDQSQSGGGAGSGQSQRENSHFDQSQGDIHSSDQSQSGGAGSGQSQRENSHFDQSQGDIHSSDQSQSGSAGSGQSQRESTTSDQSGPQGSRGLPVSRSLSVSQPIGKLCGVGGGPPVTVTGPVQPILEEEIRANRATVQEIQQIPRFRNYQQGEPSKTRRRPGRRWSWRTDSGCWTGPW; this is translated from the exons ATGCGCCG CGTGAGCCGGCGCTCCTGCGAGGACGCCCCGGCCCCGGAGGAGCAGGAGACCGAGGGCCAGCGCCAGCTCCGCGGCCTCCTGCTGCAGCAGCTGGACACCGCGGTGGACCTGGACAG GTGCGTGGCAAAGAGGAAGTGTTTTGCTCCGGCGGCCCTGTACAAGCCCTTTGGGGAGCAGGCAGCCGGAGTGAGAAGCCTGTCCGAGTTTCAGGCTTTGCAGGACGGGGAGCAGGAGCTGGCGAGCCTGAGGGAGCTAGGCCTCACCGATGCCGAGATCGAGCTGTGGCTGAGCAGGGATGCACTGAGAAACGCAGAGAAG CGCAGGGGGGTGTCCGCAGCCCCAGGGGCGCGGGAGGAGCGCCTGCAGCAGGTGGAGGAGAAGCTGGCCGCGCGGCAGGCCCTGCTGGCGCGGCCCCAGCGGCTCTCGGCCAGCCGGGCCCTGAGCCGCCGGGAGATGGAGATCGAGAAGGCGCTGTTCCGCGGCGCCGACCGGCAGCGCTTCCTCACGGCGCTCTACCACCGAG AAGAGGAGCCGCAGTCTGACGATGGCCAGACGCTGTGCTCTGACTCGCTGGACTCCGTGTACAGGGCTGTCCTGAGAGATGCCGGGCAGCAGGCCCTCTCTGCAAAGGTCCGGGGGGGGCCTTCGGACCAGAGCTCGCCGCAGCCCAGACAATCCCAGAGTGAGAGCGCGCAAGCCGGCCAGCCACCGTGGGAAGACGGCCATTTCGACCAATCGCAGGGGGATATCCACAGCTCTGACCAATCACAGAGCGGCGGCGGCGCAGGCTCTGGCCAATCCCAGAGGGAGAACAGCCACTTCGACCAATCACAGGGGGATATCCACAGCTCTGACCAATCACAGAGCGGCGGCGCAGGCTCTGGCCAATCCCAGAGGGAGAACAGCCACTTCGACCAATCACAGGGGGATATCCACAGCTCTGACCAATCACAGAGCGGCAGCGCAGGCTCTGGCCAATCCCAGAGGGAGAGCACCACCTCTGACCAGTCAGGACCCCAGGGCAGCAGGGGGTTGCCCGTGTCAAGGAGTCTGAGTGTGAGCCAGCCAATCGGCAAGTTGTGTGGTGTGGGCGGGGGCCCCCCAGTGACCGTGACCGGACCAGTGCAGCCCATTTTGGAGGAGGAGATCCGTGCCAACCGGGCCACTGTGCAGGAGATCCAGCAGATTCCACGTTTTCGCAACTACCAACAGGGGGAGCCCTCCAAG ACGCGGCGACGGCCCGGGAGGCGCTGGAGCTGGCGAACGGATTCCGGCTGCTGGACAGGCCCCTGGTGA